CGCTCGAACCCGTGCCCGCACACGAAACACTCGTACTCGTAAAGAGGCATATCTATGTCCGGACCTGAATGAGGATCTTGCCGCTCGACGACGGATCGATGGTCAACATCTGCAGCTCGGCAAGGGCATACAAGATACGCGCGTTCGCTCCCGCACTCGCCGGTCCGCACTCACAGAGCTCGTAAAGCGTCTTTTTGCCATCAACCATATCGAGCAGCTGCCGTTCGTCGGCCTCCAGCCGGAATTTCTCGAGATGTGCAGGCCGCGGAATCTTCTTGAGGATTGCACCTCGGCCGCCCATCCTGGCGGTGATCGTTTTGGCATCCTCGATGCGCCGACAGCCGGCAATGATCGCCCTGGCGGTGGGGATTTTGATCTTGAACACCTCGTCGTCCTTGGCCCTCCCGACCTGGAAAGTGACCCGGCCTTCACTCCAGTTGAAGAGGCTCCAGAGGATCTCCTGCACTTGCTTTCGCACCGAAGCTCCGAGCTTCTCCTGCTCGAGAAATCCCATTTTCACCAGGATCTCCCCGTGCCGAGCACCGGGCGATCCGGCCAGCTCATGATTCGAGGCCCGCAACTGCTCCTTGGTGATCTCTTTCGCACGGAGGAGGTAATCACCCAGGGATTCGCTCCGATCCGTAGAGGTTGCGAAGATGATGTCGCCATCGAGGAGGTACACGCGCTTGACGACTCCGTCGCGCTCGACCTCGAGGACTCCGGGAACTCCGTGCCGATTCACCGTCGCCAGAATCTCCGCCAGCGGCGTATT
This portion of the Acidobacteriota bacterium genome encodes:
- a CDS encoding DUF4388 domain-containing protein encodes the protein MASEEFIFRGDLQNTPLAEILATVNRHGVPGVLEVERDGVVKRVYLLDGDIIFATSTDRSESLGDYLLRAKEITKEQLRASNHELAGSPGARHGEILVKMGFLEQEKLGASVRKQVQEILWSLFNWSEGRVTFQVGRAKDDEVFKIKIPTARAIIAGCRRIEDAKTITARMGGRGAILKKIPRPAHLEKFRLEADERQLLDMVDGKKTLYELCECGPASAGANARILYALAELQMLTIDPSSSGKILIQVRT